The genomic interval CATCCTGACTGGATACAAGACCATTTCTCTCCCAGGCTGTTTCCTACAAAGtttcctctatttcttcctgggcACCACCGAGTTCTTCCTACTGGCAGTGATGTCCTTTGACAGGTATGTGGCCATATGTAACCCCCTGCGTTATGCCACCATCATGAGCAAAAGGGTCTGTATCCAGCTAGTTCTTTGTTCATGGATGACAGGATTCCTTCTCATCATCTTTCCAAGTTTCATCACTTTTCAACAGCCATTCTGTGGCCCCAATGTCATTAATCATTTCTTCTGTGACAACTTCCCACTCCTGGAGCTCATATGTGCAGACACGAGTCTGATAGAGCTCCTGGGCTTTATTACAGCCAATATCAGTTTACTGGGCACGTTGTCCGTGACGGCCACCTGCTATGGCCACATCCTCCACACCATCCTGCGCATCCCCTCAGCCAAGGAGAGGCAGAAAGCCTTCTCAACCTGCTCCTCCCACATCATTGTCGTGTCTCTCTTCTATGGCAGCTGCATCTTCATGTACGTCCGATCAGGGAAGGGCAATGAGGGAGAGGACAAAAACAAGGTGGTGGCCTTGCTCAATACCGTGGTGACCCCGATGCTCAATCCCTTCATCTACACCCTGAGGAACAAACAGGTGAAGCAGGTGTTTAGGGAGCAGGCAAACAGACTCTTCTTATAAAGCCGTGGAACTAAGAAGTTGGAGCTAATATTCCCAGACAAGCTAAGGGACTATCAGGTCCCAGCAAGAAAATGAGACTTCCCCACTTAGAAAATTCTCTGATGCCATGTTTCTAGGGTATCAGTCACTATGCAATTCAGCATGAACTCATGATTCCTCTAGACCGTCAaggcatttttattaattatcagATTTGAATTACTCTCTTCATTCCGCCTGTGTCTGCCTGGCCTCCCAacagaatataaagaactctttggGAGCAGGTAATAGATCTGTAACTCACCATAAGCCTCAAGCACCAACCCATTGGCACTGACCATACAAATACTCAATAAGTGCTTGCAGACTAATTGGATTGTTCTGTGTCTGTTGCTCCAACACCCTCAGAGGAGAGAACAGTCCTCTGTTAGCACTGCCCTCATTTCACACTTGCACTGCTGTCACAGTAACACATCAGCAAGAACTCAACAAAGGACTAAGGCTGACTCCTCATTATTTGTATATAAGCTACTTATGGTCTTTTAGTACTAAAATTCATAGAAATTCCTCATTCCTAATGACAAAGGCTCTTTGACCTACTAGTTGGTTTCTTCTCtttagcctcagttttctcccctgtaaaatgggaatgcaaTGCCCATTCCAAAGGAGTATGAAGAGAGTCAAATGAGATATCTACGCAAGATGCCTCAAGtagtgactggcacatagtaagtcctcaataaatgttagttcatTTCCTCCATTTATCATCCTATCttccctcatttctttctgaAGTTCACACCAGTTCTCAGCAAAACGATTTCTATTCAAATTGCTATAAATTGTgtattccagggatgcctgggtggctcagtcattaagcctctgcctctggctcaggtcatgatcccagggtcctggaatcaagccccgcatcaggctccttgctcagcaggaactctgcttctcctttgcccactccccctgcctctgttccctctcttgctgtctctctctctgtgtcaaataaataagtaaaatattttttaattgtgtattgCAAATATTGTAGTAAATACCATATAAAGTGAAATACACAATTTGACCTGTTGAAGTTTGTTACTAAAATGTTCACTATgttcatgaaggaaaaaataaagacacactggcaaataagcaaacattaaataaagaaattaattactgtatttattctttccaaaataataattacacaAATGTCATGTTCAAGAAAATGTATTATGTGGCTTGGAATACACTTGGTTACATCATCCTCCTTGTGGGCCAGGTCTTCAAGGCTCCGCAAATTTTGAACCCAGCACAACACTCCAGCCAAATCTCACAACACCATCACCCTCTTCCTGACTCACTGGCCCTCTTGCTGTGCTTCAGGAACACCAGCTTTTTGCCATATCATGGCCTTGAAATACTCTGTTCTCTTTGCCTAGAAACTTTCATGACCAGTCACCTGGGCAACCCTGATTCTGCCTTCATGTCTGAGCTCCGGTCATACTTCCTTGGCCATGCCTTTCCTGGCAATCATCTAAGGCAGGTCTCACCTGGTTTTCTCTTGCCAAACACCCACTTTATACATTCACAGTCCTGACAATGTCTTGTTAGTACATATACATTAACATGTGTTCCTCTCCTGAGTGTCAGTGTGAGAAAAAGACTAATTTCCCAGTTCCAGGAGAGTAAGTCaggctctttttctttcagatgagGAGCTCTTTACCCAGAAACATAGATTCACATAATAAGGATAAAACCATTGtcagggaagaaaatggaattcCATGGAAGAAAAGGGAGTAAGTCTAGACACAGAGGGGACTCAGTGTTCTCATTTCTCACTGTGCCTGGCAGGTGCCCAATGATGGATGGTCACCATTCAAAAGCTGCAAGGCTTAAAAAGGCCCTTTCTGATCTGGCcagagaaggaataaaatttCGATAAGCAGATCCAGCAGGTACAGTGTGTACCACATTCACTCTTTACCCTCAGATGTCCAGCTGTCTGGGCCTCCTTCTTATGGGTCAGTGGTATAGTCTGCCTCTTACCACCTGGTAAGGTGACTCCACAAGCAGTTTACATGACGTCTAAGTGTGTAGGGAGCATTTCACCAACACTAGCCATCCTACCACATCAAGAACATCCAGACTCTCAGGAGAGAGAAACCATAGTCAAATTAACTCACTCGgccatttaaaaacagagagcAGCTGAAAGTCAGTCACTCATTTGCCTTTCCAAACACACCATTGGCTCCTAAAATCATACTACTCACTGCAGTCAACTTACATCAGCTGGTTTAATCCACTCAGTGGTAGTGTGGTGACCaaagaaagaaggtgggattaCACAGTAGTTGTCACTTCATTGGGTCAAAAGCCAAGTTGGGGACTATGTCCTAAGATCGTCTTACCAAGACTCTCCCAATGAAAAGTAAGTTTCATGGGGACTAGGGCCAtgtttctttcacttaccatTCATAGTCATCCTCACTGCATAGCACAGTGCTTggcgcatagtaggtgctcagtgaacatGTGTTGAATGAaggattaattaattattaatgcaAAGTTTTTATCCCCCACACTCAAACTCTTCCTTCAGGTCTCGGGTTTATAGAACTCCATCAGGGACACCTTCCCTTGTCCTTCAGTCTAGCTCAGGATGTCCTAAGAGCTCTCCTTCAAGACACTCGTCACCATAGTAATTAACCACTTGTGTGATTGCTTAATGTCTTTGGTCCCCACAAGGCTCTGCCTGTACATCTCTGGCATCTAGTCACACATTAAGCACTCAACAGAACTTTGTTGAATGTTTTGATAGCTGAACTTCTTTGTTATAATAAACATCGTGAGGAGTTTTGAGTTTCTCAGCCAGAAAAAAGTATAAAGTCTCCATCTCAAATTTGAAGAAAGTTAGAGGTAAGGGACCCTCCCAACTCCCTGATGCCAGCGATGGTAATGAATCTCAGGGGAACCACAGCTTCATCCTGCAAAAGAAGAGAGGGACTCTCTAGATTGGTTAAGTTTGAGCTGTGTACCTTGTGTATCTCTGAGACCCATGGAGACCAAACAGAACCTCAAGCAGCCCCGGCCCGATGCCACCTCCACAGAGACAAGACGTCTGCCACTAATTGTTTACCTCAGAATCCTCTATGGGCACCATGACCCTGGAAAGGCATGTACCTTTAGCCAGAAGCCTCTTAAGCCCAACTGAAGATGAGTCATACGTATCTGCACCAGCTGACATCTGTCTTTGCCTTAGTTTAGGAGGGATGGGTAAATAATTAATTGTGTGCCTACATCCATTTCCCCAGGAAGGTGGCCCAGCAGGGGTACTGTGATAGGGCAGAAGCAATAGAAACTTCCTGAAAACTGGTGAACCCAGAAGTTCTGGGGAATACCCAAGATCGCTCATTTCTGAGGAGGTCTGGGGATGTGTTGGTGACAAAGGAGTTGGGGAGCATCATAAGGAAGACTGGTTGTTGGAAAACATGGAGGTTTGTGACACATGCACTACAAAGAAGACAGGACATGCCTATGTCCATGATCGGCAGACCATGTTACAGCTCTGGAGCTTCCCTCACTTTGAATCTCTGGTGAGTCCCCCAAAAAGTGTGGTCCTCAGGCAACACTGTAGAGCCTGGAATTTCCTGTGAAAACCAGGGGTCTCCATCATCGCAAGTGCCTTGTGAAGACAACTGAGCACCTCACCTGGTAGCTAGTAGGCAACCTGCATTGATGCATTTtgggaatgggggaaggggaatcTGATAGTTCTGGACGCTCTGCCTAGAAATCTGTCATCTGTCTGCCGGTGCCACTGGCAGGCTATGgcccatttgatttttttcatcattctcAGTATTCTGACTCAGATCCAGCTGTTGAGTCACAGAATCTCTAAAGCTTTTTCTCACTGTCTTCACGGACAGTCATTTGTTTCCCATTCGTCTCTCCCAAAGTGCTCTGCCCATGTCTTCACACAAGTGGTCTCACTGTGCTGGCTTCACTTATGAGCTTGAACTTAAGTTATTTTATAA from Mustela erminea isolate mMusErm1 chromosome 5, mMusErm1.Pri, whole genome shotgun sequence carries:
- the LOC116590191 gene encoding olfactory receptor 49-like, giving the protein MRNHTTVTEFVLLGLSDACELQMLIFLGLLLTYLLTLLGNLLIVGITLTDRRLHTPMYYFLRNFAVLEIWFTSVIFPKMLTNILTGYKTISLPGCFLQSFLYFFLGTTEFFLLAVMSFDRYVAICNPLRYATIMSKRVCIQLVLCSWMTGFLLIIFPSFITFQQPFCGPNVINHFFCDNFPLLELICADTSLIELLGFITANISLLGTLSVTATCYGHILHTILRIPSAKERQKAFSTCSSHIIVVSLFYGSCIFMYVRSGKGNEGEDKNKVVALLNTVVTPMLNPFIYTLRNKQVKQVFREQANRLFL